CTTTCGAGCGCTGAGATAGACGAGAACAGGAATCCACGCGAAAACCTTGAGCAGTTCTGCGGCTAGGGGAATTGGTCCGATGCGGAACACAAAGTTGAACGGAATCAGAAAAACCATCAAGAGCAGTAGTTCATAAGGTCGCGAGATAAAGTAGAAGAATGCCGGGAACGCGACCAGTACTACCAAGGGGATAGGGGTGTATAGCAGAGAGGCTGCCAGAATCGCACCCAGCAGAGCAATTGCTAATGCCAGGCGGCTATCTCCCCAAGCATTCCAACTTATTGTTGATGCCTGCAATTCGCTTCCCTCAGCTGCAGTTATCCGGTTGTTGTCTTCCTTAAATAAACTGAAGATCGCTGCTCAATTGTCAGAACAAGGAATCGCTAGCGAACCGGCTCCAATTCGGCCACGTCGATCTCGGCGGCCACCGAACGCATGATGAGGTCCAGCGAAATCACAAATCGCGATTCGTTCTTCTTGCGCACGAGGATGCCCTCCAGGCCTTGCAAGGGACCGCTCCTGACGCGCACGCGGTGGCCAACTTTCAGGTACGGGTGCGGCTGGAGGCACATTTCGCGCGCAAGTCCCTGGCGAAGCGCTTCCATTTCCTGATCCGGCAGGGCGGCCGGCTGGCCGCTAAATCCGACTAGCCGCACTACGCTGGGAGTCTGCAACACTCGTAACCGGTCGCGCAGCGCCAGGTGCACGAAAACGTAGCCCGGAAAGAGCGGCAGCTGTAGATGCACGCGCCGATCCTTCCAGCGACGCACGGACACATACAAGGGCAGATAAGCTTCGACGCTTCGCTGGCCCAACTGCTCCAACACGCGCTTTTCGTGATTTGCGCAAGTTTGCACAGCGTACCAGAGGGGCTGCAGGTACTCCGCCGGTGAGGCCGTAGCTTGCGCAAAGGTTGTGCCGCTAATCATCGTCGCAACCAAGTCGTTCCGCTCCTCAACAAGTGCAGAGCTGGCTCCGCCCCGTCACTTACAGGGCAATTTGTGACCTAACCCGTTTAATTACAAAACGTTACCGACAAACAATCTGCGGTCTTATTGCTCTTGCCGGGACCCACTCTGCTTGCCCAACTTCTTCCAAATTCGGACCTTCACGCCCCCGGGCCCGGAACCATTCGTTGTGTTCCAGGGAGCGTGCGCTTTCAGATCAACCCAAACTTCCGTCGCGAACCGTTTTCCAGGGTCCTGCGGATCGATTGCTTTCCAGCTCGCGGAGCCAAGCACAAAAAGCATTCCGAAGGAGCAGGCGAGAAACGTTCCCAGTAAAACGATAAGCGTCCGGGGTGGAAATGATTTCTTATCCGGAATATTGGCCACATCCAGCACTTTCACCGCCGGAATCTCTTTCACTTCCTGGACTTTTGCCATCTCGTACTCTTTCGTGAGGGTCTCGAGAACCGCTTCCTGAATCTTTGTCCGGCGGTACAGGTCTGCATACGTGACGCCGAGCAGCGGCAGTTTCCGGATGGAGGGATACATGGAGTCGCCTGGCTGGCTGGAGACACTAGCCGCACTCTCGCCTTTCCCTGCCAGTCTTTCGAGTTGGTGTTGCAGTTCGTTGACGCGGGCCTTCACGGACCGTACACGCACGTTGTTGTCGGTGTAGATCTGCTTGAGTCCCTCATATTCCGATTGAGCGGCAATGAGCTGACCTTGGAGCGTCGCCGCTGCTTCGACCATCGCCCTGCCTTGCTCCTTGATATCGATCGCCGTGTTCCTGCTTGCGAATTGACTGAAGTCTTTCTCCGCCGCTTCCAAATCCTGATTGACGGCTTGCAAACGCCCTTCGAGGAAGATCCGTTCGCGCCGTGCCGAGGACGTACTCAATTCGGCCACCAAGTGGTTCAGTTCTTCCACGTAGGCCTGAGACATTGCGGCCGCCCTTTGTGGACTCTTGTCCGTTACAGTGATCGCGATGATCTGGCTTTTGCGATCCACGGAAATGGCGGTATGTTCTGCCAGGTCCTTCCGCGCATCTTCCATGCGGCGGTCCCCATAGAGTTTCTTCAAGTCGAACTGCTGGATCAGCTTGTCTTGCACGGTGCGGCTGGTCAGGATGCCCACAAAGACGTCGCTATTGCTCTTGAGGCCCAAGAAATCACTGGCCATACCCCCAAGCCCGCCAGCGCTGCCCGACATCGCGGCAGCCGCCATGGCGAGGCCGGAACCAGACTGATTATCCGGCGGCATCAGGCGCGCCGTGGATTCGTATCGTGTGGGGATAAGAAAAGCGAGGAGCGCGCTGGCGAGCATCGCGTACAGCCCAGTGCGGGACAACAGCCCGCGATGTCCCCAGAGCAGCCGGAGGTACGCGACAGTTTTCTCGCTTCCTTGCGGCCTCTCCGGTGCCGCGGATTTTCCGGGAAAGTCGTTCTCCGGCAGCTCGGGTGCAGTCTGACGAGCGGCAGCGCTACTGGAGTAATTCACGAGCGCCCTCCGTTGCCGAACGCGCCCGTCGCGGTGCTGGAAACCTCCGGCTGATCGCCAAGCCTGGCTTCCGGATTGGACACTTTCTGCATCACTTTTCAAACACCTCTGTCGTGCTTCGTGCGCTCCTCATTTGCTCCACGACCGGGGCCAAAACGCGATCTCGACGGAAGATGTCCAGTTCGTCTGTGGAGTCGGCGCCAAGATCGGTGCGGTCCATTTCTCGTATTGAACGAACGTGGAAAGACTCATATCGTGGCGCACCCACCAATCCAGCTTTACGGAACCGTCGTTCACCGTCTCTCCGCCGGGGATAAAGTCACCATCGACTTTCGCGTGCCGGTATCCGAACTGCAGGCTATTCCGCGGACTAAACCGGTACGTGCTCCACGCCTGGTATCCCACGCCTTCTCTTCCGATCCAGCTTCCGATGAGGTTGTTCTTGTTCAGGTACAGGTTGTGGTAAAAGAAAATCTCCCAGTAAATAAATTTTCCACCCACGCTTCGGGAAGTCGAGGTGTCGGTGTATCCGGCCTCGACGCGCAAGTCCAATTTAGGCAAGCTCGGAAGCCGTGGCATGTAGAAGCCGGAAGTTATGGCCGCCCGCCGGGGAGCTGCAAGCGGCGATGGGTCGTCCGTGGAGATGGAATCGGCGTACACGGTCAGCCAATTGCGCACAAAGGGGACGCGATAGGAAAAATCGAAGCCGCCGGTGCGTTTTCCGGGATTGTCGTTCGCCCCATAATTTCCAGAGGATACGAAACTCACATAGCTATTTAAGATAGCGGCGGCAGTCAGCGGCCGGCCGACTCCGCCCATCTCGCTCGTCCGGCTGAAACCTAGTTCTAAGTTCGGTGTCGGCTTGAAACTAATTTTTTCCCCGTGAAGCACAGGCCGCGGGGGGAACTCATTCCCGGAGAGCTTGCCGAACAACAGATCCACTTTCACGGGGCCGAGCCGGCAAAAGATCCACGGGAGGCGGAACGGCGTAATCCGGCTGGCACGCGCCATGTACATAGGTTCCGCATTGTCACTGAGTATCAATGCTCCGCCTTCTCCCGGTCCCCACCACAGACTCTCCTTGCCGAAGGACAAATTCCAACCCGCGACATTGGCCGCCACATAAGTGTCCAGCAGGCGAAAGTGATTTTTGGCAGATACCGCTGTTGCGGGTTGAAGAGGAGTGCCGTCCACTGCGGCAATCCAGTTTTGAACCGAAGTTGAATTGCCGGGCGCCCACGGAGCGTGCTGGTATTCTCCCCGGACATAGATGGTAAAGGGTCCTTTGGTGCCCCAACCGGAAAAACCTTCGATTGCGTTGAATCCGCGCTGATAGGGCCGGCCATAATCGTTAATGATGCTTTGTCCGAAATGATAACTGTCATTTAATGGCGGGCCGGTAATCTGCATCGTGCGTGCGTAGAGTGACTCCATATGCAGGGAACGCTCGCGCCCGCTGGACGACGCTTCCCGCTCCCCGGCAAATTCCTTCGATAACTCATCGATCAGACGATTCGCTTCTCGCGAATCCGTCACTCCGTCCCTCATTTGGTCGCCAGCCTCATCTAATAAACGGGCGCATTCGACCCGAGTCCACGGGCGCATTCCAAGAAATCCGCTATTGATGTATCCGAGCGCCGCGAGCCGTTCGAACGCCGGGTAGATCCAACTGTCGAGCGGCACATACGGCGAACCCTGATTCGCTGGAGAGGAACTTCCCTCGCCGCGAAAGAATTCACCGATCGATCTCCACTCCCCGCCACCCAGATCAGGGTCGTGGTGCCGGCTATACACGCGCTGCGCGACGAGATTGCCGATCATGCTGCCGATGAATACGTCGGAGAGGAAATGCTGCCGGGAGCGCACGCGCGAAAAGCTCACTGCGGACGCCAGGCCGTAGGCCATCAGTTTCGTCAGCGGGCCGGGATACTCGTGCGCGATGACCCCGGCTATGGACCACGCCGCTGCGGCATGCTCGGAGGGAAAAGACGTGCCGCCACCCTGGAAAAACTGTCCGCTGCCATTCCCCTGGAAAGGACGCTCGCGCCGTAGCGAATACTTCGCCGTTTCCACTAACAGAAGGCTGTTTATCGCCGCCTCACCCGCCAGATAGCCCGTCTCGCGCCAGTGCGCATTGTGCGAGCGAAAGCTCCACAGCGACAGCCCGCCGGCCACGCCAATGAGCCCCGCCACGCCGGCGTTGGCAACGTTGTTGTAGCGGCGGATCGTCTGCGGATTCCGGGAGAGATGCCCGCTGCTGTCGCGATCCGTCACCAGCAGTCCGGCCGCGAAGCCGCCCACAGGCACGAGCCATTGCAGATCCGCAAAGCGCAGCCGCGCCGGGCTCGTCCAGATCTCCCGCTGATCGCGGGCGATGTTTTGCAGCAGAGAGAGCCCCAGCCGGGTCTCGCGGAACTCGCGCCCATCGAGAGATCCGTCGGTGCCTTCGCTCTTTTTTGCGCGAATCGTATCCGGCTTCCGGCTTACCTCCGGAGCCTTCGCCGCGGTGACGGACGCCGGCCGCAGCGCCGCTTCCTGCCCCGCCCAGACAGAATCAGGCATCGCGCTCAGCAGCACGAAGAGCAACGCCGAATTGAACCGCTCTGCCTTCATCCTCTCGTTCCTCTACCGCATCGCCAGGAGCGCAGTCAGCGCGCCACTTTGCGCAATCTGCGCGATCGCGAGCGTGTTCTTCCAGACCACCCCGCCGCCGATGGCCTTCTCCGGCACGACGATCGTGTCCCCGGGCCCCATCGGACGCGACAGCACCCCGCCGCTCCACAGGCTGCCGTGTCCGCTTTCCACGCTGCCGTTAGCGCGAATGATGAAAATGGCGCCGCGGTCGGCCATGTTCGTGGGGCCGCCCGCGCGCCGCAGGAACCACCCGGCGTTCTTGTGCGGCTGATAGGTGATGGCGTTCGAGTTGTAGACCTGCCCGACCACCAGGACGAATCCCGGCCGCTTGGGAATTTCGACGCTGTCCCCGGCGCGCACCTCGATGTCGCCGGAAGACTTCGCAAGAGCGCGCAGGTCGTTCGGCACATTCACCACCAGCCGCCCCGTCGCCGGCGCACTGCGCACGCCTTCCACCGCGCGCTCGCGCTGCTGATACGCCGCCTGCTGCAGAGCCGCCTGTTCGCTTGCCGATGCACCAACAGCGGATTTGGCGCTCGCGGCCTCCCGCTCGAGCCGCTGGATCAGCTCCTGCCGGGACTTCTCCTGCAGCTGCCGCACTTCGATCCGTTCGAACAGCGTGGCTCCGGGATACGCCGTCGGCAGGAGTCCCCCCGCGCGCTGCAATACCGAACTCAGCCGTTCGCCGGGCCGGATGCCGTATACCCCGGGATTCCGCACCTCCCCGCGCACGGTGATCGTCGCGCCGACGTCGTTCCATCCGGCAATCTGTGGAACGCTCAGCACGTCGCCGTCGCGCAACGGCAGATCCTGCGCGGTATCCCCGGCCAGCGCTGCCGCCAGGTTCACCGCGTGGTGCTCCCCCGCCACGGGTCCGGACTCCGAAAGCGGATAGCGCGTCAGGTCAACCGTCTCCGTGGCCGCGCTGCGCTTCACGCCGCCCGCCGAGCGGATCAGGTCCGACACGCGCATGTTCTCCGCCCAGGGATAGCGCCCCGGCTTGTCCACCTCGCCCTTGATCAGCACCGTCGGCGGATCCACGCGCTTCGCGTTGCGGTGCACCAGGATGCGGTCGCGCGGCTGCAGCAGAATGTTCTGCACCGGATCGCCCGCCAACGCCTCGCTCAGGTTCACACTCAGAATCTTCATCGTGCCGTCGGGCAGCGAGCGGAAAAGCTGCGCGGAATCCAGCAGCGCATCCGGCGTCACGCCGCCCGCCAGATAGATGGCGTCGCGCAGGTGGGCCTGCCCCGAGGTCCGGTACGGACCCGGCGCGCGCACTTCCCCGCCTACCCACACCGCCGGCGCGGGCTCGAAATCGAAGCGGCTGAAGATGCGCACGGTGTCCCGCGGCTCGAGTTTCGGCGCCGCGGCCGGATTGGCCAGCGCCGCCGCCAGGTCGAAGCTCTCCACACTGGGGTGGTTGTCCGGCGCGTTCAGCCGCACGATCTCCGCGTAATGCGGTGCGGGCTCGGGCAGCAGGTCGTTGTAGGAAGCGACCAGGTCCGTCAGCTTCATCCCCGCCTTGTAGGAGTAACGCCCGGGGCGCAGCACGTGGCCCTCGAGGTAGATCGTGTCTGCGTTGTACGGCGCGATGGGAAAGATGTGCACTTCGTCGCCGTCGTGCACCATGAAGCTGCTCAATTGCCCGGCAATCGCTTCCGCGTTGCTCCCCGCGGAGATGTCCAGGCTCAGCATGCTGCGCTTTTCGTGGGCGTCCAGCCGCTGCACTTCGATGTGTCGCAGCGCCGCCGCCGGCAGGATTCCTCCCGCCAGCTCCAGCACCTCCGCCAGCGATTTTTCTCCGTGCAGCTCGTACACCGCCGGACGCCGCACCATGCCCTCCACGGTTACCTGCGCGCCCAGCGGCGGCACCAGCAGCGTGTCACCGTTCTCCAGCCGCTTCGCGTCCCCGCGCACCCCGTGCAGCAGCAGGTCGTAGGCGTCCACTTCCTCCACCAGTTGTTTGCCGCGGTAATGCTTCAGCGCGCGCAGCGACCCGCGCTCCGTCACGCCCCCTGCCGCAACCAGCGCGTTCAGCGGTGTCGAGAGCGAGCTGATGTCGTAAGCCCCCGGCTCGGTCACGTCTCCCACCACATACACCCGGATCGTGCGCAGCCGCGACAGCGACACATCGGCGGAAACGTCGCGGAACTGCGAACGCAGCGCGTGCTGCACTGCATCCTGCACTTCCCCGAGCGTTCGCCCGCTCACCAGCAGCGGCCCCGCCTCCGGCAGCGACAGCCGCCCCTCGCGGTCCACCGTGCGCACCAGCCGCTGCGAGACTCCGCCCCACAAATCGATCGCCAGGCCGTCGCCCGGCCCGACCACGTAATCCGGCCCGACCGGAAGGTCCATCGGCACCGCATCCGTCTCGCGCGTCCCGGTGCGGAATATCTCCAGCCCAAAACGCTCCGGCGGCCGCTGCCGCGCCGACGCCTGCACGTACATGTCGTAAAGCGACGGAATGTCCGCGTACGGATTCGGCTGGTGCACCATCGCCACAGGCTGCAGCTCCGCTTCCGTCCGCCTTTCTGTGCGTACGCGATTT
This is a stretch of genomic DNA from Terriglobia bacterium. It encodes these proteins:
- a CDS encoding lipopolysaccharide biosynthesis protein, encoding MNYSSSAAARQTAPELPENDFPGKSAAPERPQGSEKTVAYLRLLWGHRGLLSRTGLYAMLASALLAFLIPTRYESTARLMPPDNQSGSGLAMAAAAMSGSAGGLGGMASDFLGLKSNSDVFVGILTSRTVQDKLIQQFDLKKLYGDRRMEDARKDLAEHTAISVDRKSQIIAITVTDKSPQRAAAMSQAYVEELNHLVAELSTSSARRERIFLEGRLQAVNQDLEAAEKDFSQFASRNTAIDIKEQGRAMVEAAATLQGQLIAAQSEYEGLKQIYTDNNVRVRSVKARVNELQHQLERLAGKGESAASVSSQPGDSMYPSIRKLPLLGVTYADLYRRTKIQEAVLETLTKEYEMAKVQEVKEIPAVKVLDVANIPDKKSFPPRTLIVLLGTFLACSFGMLFVLGSASWKAIDPQDPGKRFATEVWVDLKAHAPWNTTNGSGPGGVKVRIWKKLGKQSGSRQEQ
- a CDS encoding SLBB domain-containing protein, with the protein product MKVDWQGGRAMYVIREARVWGRRAAVLFLSLLLCAPLPARQDEKRKSVREEGSQVRQAPPSVLAVENLNRVAAGAAEISEVLRRDAGLLVELKRWVAKEATDNGQIVEDGDLTDEAIFDRLQRDVAFRAVATRLLQRYGYLTPSVNPNSEFAKDQELLRRERARRLVQIETQEDAEGLSRGKSNEPLERARACDGRRDSDCGEPQAPRMPLRRVAPGGEAPRPEGNPPASPEFPPAGGTARTLQAGGGEAEPDLRGWLNGPPGLEMASSTGKRAPEMDGLAPLGGPMERSELYARESSARPDAGMERTVPANRVRTERRTEAELQPVAMVHQPNPYADIPSLYDMYVQASARQRPPERFGLEIFRTGTRETDAVPMDLPVGPDYVVGPGDGLAIDLWGGVSQRLVRTVDREGRLSLPEAGPLLVSGRTLGEVQDAVQHALRSQFRDVSADVSLSRLRTIRVYVVGDVTEPGAYDISSLSTPLNALVAAGGVTERGSLRALKHYRGKQLVEEVDAYDLLLHGVRGDAKRLENGDTLLVPPLGAQVTVEGMVRRPAVYELHGEKSLAEVLELAGGILPAAALRHIEVQRLDAHEKRSMLSLDISAGSNAEAIAGQLSSFMVHDGDEVHIFPIAPYNADTIYLEGHVLRPGRYSYKAGMKLTDLVASYNDLLPEPAPHYAEIVRLNAPDNHPSVESFDLAAALANPAAAPKLEPRDTVRIFSRFDFEPAPAVWVGGEVRAPGPYRTSGQAHLRDAIYLAGGVTPDALLDSAQLFRSLPDGTMKILSVNLSEALAGDPVQNILLQPRDRILVHRNAKRVDPPTVLIKGEVDKPGRYPWAENMRVSDLIRSAGGVKRSAATETVDLTRYPLSESGPVAGEHHAVNLAAALAGDTAQDLPLRDGDVLSVPQIAGWNDVGATITVRGEVRNPGVYGIRPGERLSSVLQRAGGLLPTAYPGATLFERIEVRQLQEKSRQELIQRLEREAASAKSAVGASASEQAALQQAAYQQRERAVEGVRSAPATGRLVVNVPNDLRALAKSSGDIEVRAGDSVEIPKRPGFVLVVGQVYNSNAITYQPHKNAGWFLRRAGGPTNMADRGAIFIIRANGSVESGHGSLWSGGVLSRPMGPGDTIVVPEKAIGGGVVWKNTLAIAQIAQSGALTALLAMR
- a CDS encoding phosphatase PAP2 family protein is translated as MKAERFNSALLFVLLSAMPDSVWAGQEAALRPASVTAAKAPEVSRKPDTIRAKKSEGTDGSLDGREFRETRLGLSLLQNIARDQREIWTSPARLRFADLQWLVPVGGFAAGLLVTDRDSSGHLSRNPQTIRRYNNVANAGVAGLIGVAGGLSLWSFRSHNAHWRETGYLAGEAAINSLLLVETAKYSLRRERPFQGNGSGQFFQGGGTSFPSEHAAAAWSIAGVIAHEYPGPLTKLMAYGLASAVSFSRVRSRQHFLSDVFIGSMIGNLVAQRVYSRHHDPDLGGGEWRSIGEFFRGEGSSSPANQGSPYVPLDSWIYPAFERLAALGYINSGFLGMRPWTRVECARLLDEAGDQMRDGVTDSREANRLIDELSKEFAGEREASSSGRERSLHMESLYARTMQITGPPLNDSYHFGQSIINDYGRPYQRGFNAIEGFSGWGTKGPFTIYVRGEYQHAPWAPGNSTSVQNWIAAVDGTPLQPATAVSAKNHFRLLDTYVAANVAGWNLSFGKESLWWGPGEGGALILSDNAEPMYMARASRITPFRLPWIFCRLGPVKVDLLFGKLSGNEFPPRPVLHGEKISFKPTPNLELGFSRTSEMGGVGRPLTAAAILNSYVSFVSSGNYGANDNPGKRTGGFDFSYRVPFVRNWLTVYADSISTDDPSPLAAPRRAAITSGFYMPRLPSLPKLDLRVEAGYTDTSTSRSVGGKFIYWEIFFYHNLYLNKNNLIGSWIGREGVGYQAWSTYRFSPRNSLQFGYRHAKVDGDFIPGGETVNDGSVKLDWWVRHDMSLSTFVQYEKWTAPILAPTPQTNWTSSVEIAFWPRSWSK
- a CDS encoding UpxY family transcription antiterminator; translation: MLEQLGQRSVEAYLPLYVSVRRWKDRRVHLQLPLFPGYVFVHLALRDRLRVLQTPSVVRLVGFSGQPAALPDQEMEALRQGLAREMCLQPHPYLKVGHRVRVRSGPLQGLEGILVRKKNESRFVISLDLIMRSVAAEIDVAELEPVR